A window of the Candidatus Limnocylindrales bacterium genome harbors these coding sequences:
- a CDS encoding Gfo/Idh/MocA family oxidoreductase codes for MFRVAIMGLGAVTRNIHLPAYSQLRDKVSVVAGCDVDRTARTFMKRKWHLPEVYDNPQELIEKTKPDIVSICTPPSLHQEQSLMALDYGCHVFCEKPLAESLYQADEIIRASERARRLVVVNNQFPYMNIYRSSKALIGSPEFGRLLFLHAWQTFHPTEQTEASWRGKLQRRLCFEFGIHVFELIRFFFEDNPVKIFAHMPNPMSDMTSEVVNIISVEFSDGRAASIVLDRLSKGPEHYLDMRLDGEFASIYTSIGGEIRLEMGLHTREKRPFLGFNFVKGGKAVLQNGNRSKIIAKDGINPFASATAAHFKNFIEAIENGKEPRGHARDNRNTLALALAAYDAAQANRAIEMARYFKI; via the coding sequence ATGTTTCGTGTTGCAATTATGGGTTTGGGAGCCGTAACCCGAAATATTCACTTGCCGGCATATTCTCAGCTTAGAGATAAAGTGAGTGTAGTTGCGGGATGTGATGTTGACCGTACTGCCCGAACTTTTATGAAGAGAAAATGGCATCTGCCAGAGGTGTATGATAATCCTCAAGAACTGATAGAAAAGACAAAGCCGGATATTGTCTCTATATGTACCCCTCCTTCCCTCCATCAGGAACAATCTTTAATGGCCCTGGACTATGGTTGCCACGTCTTCTGTGAAAAACCCCTGGCAGAAAGTTTATACCAGGCCGATGAAATCATAAGGGCCTCTGAAAGAGCCAGACGTCTGGTAGTAGTCAATAACCAGTTTCCTTATATGAATATTTATAGATCCTCAAAGGCACTTATCGGATCACCCGAATTTGGCCGGTTACTATTTCTCCATGCCTGGCAGACCTTCCATCCTACCGAGCAAACTGAAGCCAGCTGGAGGGGTAAATTACAGAGGAGATTGTGTTTTGAATTCGGGATCCATGTTTTTGAACTTATTAGATTCTTTTTCGAAGATAATCCTGTCAAGATCTTTGCTCATATGCCGAATCCAATGTCAGATATGACCTCTGAGGTTGTCAATATAATCTCTGTAGAGTTTTCAGATGGACGGGCGGCATCCATCGTTCTGGATAGATTGAGCAAGGGGCCAGAGCATTACCTGGACATGAGGTTAGATGGCGAATTTGCATCTATTTATACTTCTATTGGAGGAGAAATCCGACTTGAAATGGGGTTACATACCCGGGAGAAACGCCCTTTTCTTGGTTTTAACTTTGTTAAGGGGGGAAAGGCCGTTCTGCAAAATGGAAACCGATCGAAAATTATTGCCAAGGATGGAATCAATCCTTTTGCCTCAGCAACAGCCGCTCATTTTAAAAACTTTATTGAGGCAATTGAGAATGGAAAGGAACCCAGGGGTCATGCAAGGGATAATCGAAACACTCTGGCGCTGGCTCTCGCTGCCTATGATGCCGCGCAAGCTAACAGGGCCATAGAAATGGCCCGCTATTTTAAAATTTAA